The Streptomyces seoulensis genome contains a region encoding:
- a CDS encoding DUF4307 domain-containing protein produces MATASTRLPEGRYGRSSDERADHRLKILGAVLGAALIALVGFFAYHYVAKNEISAQVITFQATDHTVRVHLEVHRDAGVAGYCTLRSQSAEGAEVGRADFRFTGPDTRVDKVVTLRTTAKGTTAELLGCHAG; encoded by the coding sequence ATGGCTACGGCGAGCACGCGGCTGCCCGAGGGCCGCTACGGCCGCTCCTCGGACGAGCGTGCCGACCACCGGCTCAAGATCCTCGGCGCGGTGCTGGGCGCGGCCCTGATCGCGCTGGTCGGCTTCTTCGCCTACCACTACGTCGCCAAGAACGAGATCAGCGCCCAGGTCATCACCTTCCAGGCCACGGATCACACGGTGCGGGTGCATCTCGAGGTCCACCGGGACGCCGGCGTCGCGGGCTACTGCACCCTGCGCTCCCAGTCGGCCGAGGGGGCCGAGGTCGGCCGGGCCGACTTCCGCTTCACCGGTCCGGACACCCGGGTGGACAAGGTCGTCACGCTCCGTACGACGGCCAAGGGGACCACCGCCGAGCTGCTGGGCTGCCACGCAGGCTGA
- the greA gene encoding transcription elongation factor GreA gives MTQTSENVTWLTQEAYNKLRDELAYLTGPARTEIAAKIAAAREEGDLRENGGYHAAKEEQGKQELRVRQLTQLLENAQVGEAPVSDDGTVAPGMVVTIAFDGDEDDTMTFLLASREYASSDVETYSPQSPLGSGVIGHKVGEDAEYELPNGKKATVKILKAEPYSG, from the coding sequence GTGACCCAGACCAGCGAGAACGTCACCTGGCTGACCCAGGAGGCGTACAACAAGCTCAGGGACGAGCTTGCGTACCTTACTGGTCCTGCGCGCACGGAGATCGCGGCCAAGATCGCCGCCGCGCGCGAGGAGGGCGACCTGCGCGAGAACGGCGGGTACCACGCGGCCAAGGAGGAGCAGGGCAAGCAGGAGCTGCGCGTGCGCCAGCTCACCCAGCTCCTGGAGAACGCCCAGGTGGGCGAGGCCCCGGTCTCCGACGACGGCACCGTCGCGCCGGGCATGGTCGTCACGATCGCCTTCGACGGTGACGAGGACGACACGATGACGTTCCTGCTCGCCTCCCGCGAGTACGCGAGCTCCGATGTCGAGACCTACTCGCCGCAGTCCCCGCTCGGCTCGGGCGTGATCGGCCACAAGGTCGGCGAGGACGCGGAGTACGAGCTGCCGAACGGCAAGAAGGCCACGGTGAAGATCCTGAAGGCCGAGCCGTACTCGGGCTGA
- a CDS encoding ABC transporter permease — MSAVSDSARAVAPANPFSRAVRDSLIVAQRNLIRMVRIPEVVIFGLIQPIMFVVLFTYVFGGSMKIGGSTSAAAYTNFLMAGIFAQTVTFATAGSGAGIADDMHKGLVDRFRSLPMARGAVLTGRTLADLVQTALTLLVLAVVALLVGWRVGSDGDTDALRVLTAFGLLLLLGYAFTWIGALIGLSVRTPEAATSGGLVWLFPVTFLSNAFVDTGNMTPWLRHIADWNPFSATVEAARVLFANPGGSTSTAWPMQHPVWASLIYSVLIIVVFRTLAVRKYRSATA, encoded by the coding sequence GTGAGTGCCGTCAGCGACAGCGCGCGGGCCGTGGCGCCCGCCAACCCGTTCAGCCGGGCCGTCCGCGACTCGCTGATCGTGGCCCAGCGGAACCTGATCCGCATGGTCCGCATTCCCGAGGTCGTCATCTTCGGGCTCATCCAGCCGATCATGTTCGTCGTTCTGTTCACCTACGTCTTCGGCGGCTCGATGAAGATCGGCGGCAGCACCAGCGCCGCCGCCTACACGAACTTCCTGATGGCCGGGATCTTCGCGCAGACCGTCACCTTCGCCACCGCGGGCTCCGGCGCGGGCATCGCCGACGACATGCACAAGGGCCTGGTGGACCGCTTCCGCTCGCTGCCCATGGCACGCGGCGCGGTGCTGACCGGCCGTACCCTCGCCGACCTGGTGCAGACCGCGCTCACCCTGCTCGTCCTTGCCGTGGTGGCGCTGCTGGTCGGCTGGCGGGTGGGGTCCGACGGCGACACCGACGCCCTCAGGGTGCTCACCGCCTTCGGCCTGCTGCTCCTGCTCGGGTACGCGTTCACCTGGATCGGCGCCCTCATCGGCCTGTCCGTGCGCACCCCCGAGGCGGCCACCTCCGGCGGCCTGGTCTGGCTCTTCCCGGTGACCTTCCTGTCCAACGCGTTTGTGGACACCGGCAACATGACCCCGTGGCTGCGGCACATCGCGGACTGGAACCCGTTCAGCGCCACCGTCGAGGCGGCCCGCGTGCTGTTCGCCAACCCCGGCGGGTCCACGTCGACCGCGTGGCCCATGCAGCACCCGGTGTGGGCGTCGCTGATCTACTCGGTGCTCATCATCGTGGTCTTCCGCACCCTGGCGGTCCGCAAGTACCGCTCGGCCACCGCCTGA
- a CDS encoding ATP-binding cassette domain-containing protein, whose product MPGAIYAEGLVKTFGDVRALDGVDLDVPEGTVLGLLGPNGAGKTTTVRCLTTLLRPDSGKAVVAGVDVLRHPDTVRRSIGLSGQFAAVDEYLTGRENLQMVGRLYQMRGKAAKERAAELLEQFHLADAADRPAKTYSGGMRRRLDLAAALVVSPPVMFMDEPTTGLDPRNRQQLWEVIKQLVSGGTTLLLTTQYLEEADHLAHDIAVVDHGRVIAQGTSDQLKARTGGERVEVVVHERDRIAGTAEVLRALGKGETTIEEHTRKLTVPVTGGAKLLAEVIRELDARGIEIDDIALRRPTLDDVFLSLTGHTAEAGPDAAKDAGNTTETEGAVK is encoded by the coding sequence ATGCCGGGCGCCATCTATGCCGAGGGTCTGGTGAAGACCTTCGGGGACGTAAGGGCACTGGACGGCGTCGACCTCGATGTGCCCGAGGGGACGGTCCTCGGGCTCCTCGGGCCGAACGGCGCGGGCAAGACCACGACCGTGCGCTGTCTGACCACCCTGCTGCGCCCCGACAGCGGCAAGGCGGTCGTCGCGGGCGTGGACGTGCTCAGGCATCCCGACACCGTCCGTCGCTCCATCGGCCTGTCCGGCCAGTTCGCGGCGGTCGACGAGTATCTGACCGGCCGGGAGAACCTCCAGATGGTCGGCAGGCTCTACCAGATGCGGGGCAAGGCGGCGAAGGAGCGGGCGGCGGAGCTGCTGGAGCAGTTCCATCTCGCCGACGCCGCCGACCGGCCCGCCAAGACCTACTCCGGCGGCATGCGCCGCAGGCTCGACCTCGCGGCCGCGCTCGTGGTCTCGCCGCCCGTGATGTTCATGGACGAGCCGACGACCGGCCTCGACCCGCGCAACCGCCAGCAGTTGTGGGAGGTCATCAAGCAGCTCGTCTCCGGCGGCACCACCCTGCTGCTCACCACGCAGTACCTGGAGGAGGCCGACCACCTGGCCCATGACATCGCGGTGGTCGACCACGGCCGGGTCATCGCCCAGGGCACCTCCGACCAGCTCAAGGCCCGCACCGGCGGCGAGCGGGTCGAGGTCGTGGTGCACGAGCGGGACCGGATCGCGGGCACCGCCGAGGTGCTGCGCGCCCTCGGCAAGGGCGAGACGACGATCGAGGAGCACACCCGCAAGCTGACCGTCCCCGTCACCGGCGGCGCCAAGCTGCTCGCCGAGGTCATCCGGGAGCTGGACGCCCGGGGTATCGAGATAGACGACATCGCGCTGCGCCGCCCCACCCTCGACGACGTGTTCCTCTCCCTGACCGGACACACCGCCGAGGCCGGCCCGGACGCCGCCAAGGACGCCGGGAACACCACCGAGACCGAGGGGGCCGTCAAGTGA